The following proteins are co-located in the Candidatus Methylomirabilis sp. genome:
- a CDS encoding TIGR02391 family protein, with product MTTAEDLKKYRRGKSRGLLHSSLAQKIWASLLRGDYDTAVLQGFKEVEVRVREAGGFADIDIGVDLMRKAFAPGKGSFFDLGAPKAEQEALAHLFAGAVGSYKKPHSHRSVRIEAEEAVEMIMLASHLLGIVDERAGTRYRAAGAADRPGVRRIPGR from the coding sequence TTGACCACTGCCGAAGATCTAAAGAAGTACAGGCGGGGAAAATCTAGAGGACTCCTGCATTCGAGCCTCGCGCAGAAGATCTGGGCATCCCTTCTGCGAGGAGACTACGACACAGCCGTATTGCAGGGGTTCAAGGAGGTCGAAGTCCGCGTCCGAGAAGCGGGCGGTTTCGCAGACATAGACATCGGTGTAGATCTTATGCGCAAGGCGTTCGCGCCAGGGAAGGGCTCGTTCTTTGATCTCGGGGCCCCCAAGGCTGAGCAGGAAGCTCTAGCCCATCTCTTTGCCGGCGCGGTCGGTTCCTACAAGAAGCCGCATAGTCACCGGAGCGTTAGAATTGAGGCAGAAGAGGCTGTCGAGATGATAATGCTTGCGAGCCACTTATTGGGCATCGTAGATGAGAGGGCGGGTACGCGGTATCGCGCCGCTGGCGCCGCTGACCGCCCTGGCGTTCGCCGCATCCCTGGGAGATAG